CCGCAGCGCAACCGATCTTCGTCGTGGGAATGCCGCGGACCGGGACGACGCTCGTCGACCGCATCCTGTCCTCGCATGCCAAGGTGCGGTCGGCGGGCGAGCTTGCGGCGATGCCGCTCGCGATCAAACAGGCCGCCGCCACGCGCACCCGAGCAGTCGCCGATGCCGAAACCATAGCCGCGGCGCGGGGACAGGCGGCAAGCGACGTCGCCGCCTTCTATCTCGCCCGCGCCCGGCAACAGCCGGCGGTCGAGGGGCAGCGCTTCGTCGACAAGCTGCCGTTCAATTTCCTGTATGTCGGCTTTATCCGGCAGGCGTTTCCCGCCGCGAAGATCGTCTGCCTGCGCCGCGACCCGATGGACACCATCTGGAGCAATTACCGGCATCTTTTCGCCGACGGCTCGGCATTCCACGATTATTCCTACGACCCCGAGGATATCGCCCGCTATTATCTGCGCTTCGACCGGCTGATCGCCTTCTGGCGCGAGAAATTTCCCGGTGCGGTGCTCGAACTCGGTTACGAAGATCTGATCCGCGACCAGGCCGGCGAGACGCGCCGGCTACTCGATCATTGCGAACTCGACTGGGACGAAAACTGCCTCCACTTTCACGAGCAGGACGGAGCGGTGGCGACGCCGAGCGCCGCGCAGGTCCGGCGGCCGCTGAACGCCGACGCGATCGGCCAGTGGCGTCCCCATGCCGACGCACTCGGCGCCGCGCGCCGGCTGATCGAGGACGCGGCGCCGGGCATGACCCGGCCCGGTTCGGCCTAGAATTTGAACCGGCCTTCGATCCCGAAGGTCCGCGGATTGATCACCGCGCGTGAATAATAGCGGACCGCAAAGCCGTCGTTGACGCCGATGCGCGAACGGTCGGCGCCGATCGAGACCACCGCATATTTGTCGAAGATATTGTTCGCCCACAGCGAGAGGTCGTATTTCTCCGTGCTGTAGGTGAGCGACGCGCGATGCGTGACATAGCTGGGGATGAGTTCGCCATAGGTTCGTTCCCAGCCGAGGCGCGAGACGACATTGCCGCGGTACACGGCGGTCCAGTTGGCGATCAGTTCGGCATCGCCGAGCGGCCTTGTATAGGTCACGCCGAGGCTGCCGGCATTTTTGGCCGACCCCGGCAAGCGGTCGCCAGCGAGGGCGTCGAGCGCCACGACCGGCGACGAATAATCGCCGGGGATGGTGCGAATGCTGATGATCCCCGGCGCGTCCGACGTCAGCTTTGCATCGACGTAGGAATAGGTCCCTTGGATGCTGAGTTCGCGCGTCGGGCGCGCGGTGAAGGAGGCCTCGAAACCCTGCGAACGCGCCGAACCGCCATTGCCGGTAATGCCGACCGCGCCATAGGTCGTTTCGGTACCGAGCTGCAGTCCATTCCAGTTGATGCGGAAGACGTCGAAATGGAAATGGAGCTTCCGGTCGAACAGCTCGCCGCGCAGGCCGATCTCGATATTCTTCGTCGTATCGGGCCCATATTGAAGTTCGTCGGGCAGCGCGCACGCATTCTGCTGGTCCGGCGGCACCGGATCGGGGCACGGCGCGACGTAGTTCGGACCGCCGAGACGATAGCCCTTGCTGTACGTCGCATAGACCATCAGGTCGGGGGTGATCTTGTAGGAGCTGTTGAACTTCCACACCCATCCCGACTTGCCCGCCGTCCCGCCTTCCTGCGGCAGTTCGTCGGGGTCGAGCGGGTCGCCGAGCAGCGGCAGCACGATCGCGCCGGCCAGCCGCGAACTATATTTGAAATAGCGCGCGCCCGCCGTCACCTGCCAGGCGGGGGTCACCTGATAGGTGAGTTCGCCGAAGGCCGCCTTTTCGGTGACCTTGCCGCGGGTGATGCTGGCATATTCGATATCGTCGGGGTTGGTGTCGCCGACGCCGTAGAAATCGGCGAGGCCCGGCGCGATTTCGACATAGGGATAGGATGAGGTCTGCTTGTTGTAAAATCCGCCGATCGTCCAGCTGAACGGCCCGCCGTGGCGGGAGACCAGCCGGATTTCGTCATTATATTGTTCGGTATTGTTGTCGC
The Sphingopyxis macrogoltabida genome window above contains:
- a CDS encoding TonB-dependent receptor, which translates into the protein MNNRLKVALNSATFLTGCMLTTGAMAQDAGASAGSEEIVVTATRRETTLQDTPINISAISADMLEKQRIDDVRDIADFTPGITISDTGPTSTGSIVLRGISADDTGDSGSDGDNTLGIYLGEVPLYYDFKLLDLERVETLLGPQGTLYGVGTLAGAIRYIPKRPNPDRFEAEVHSRVYGKDHSKDVGFQGDFMLNIPLVRDHVAFRTASGYYFDPGFIDYPLVLQEPGVSLPQAGGTGNAIGPDYAANLRMVRDVNFERTYTTRNQLLLQYNPNVKAILTYVYQQTRTNGRQANSAGVLGTGPYENGSRYVEPHRRHAHLVSLELNANLWDIADLVATTAYTNRKVREVKDQTDQLLDLELGYEAFPAFSAYLIRDNNTEQYNDEIRLVSRHGGPFSWTIGGFYNKQTSSYPYVEIAPGLADFYGVGDTNPDDIEYASITRGKVTEKAAFGELTYQVTPAWQVTAGARYFKYSSRLAGAIVLPLLGDPLDPDELPQEGGTAGKSGWVWKFNSSYKITPDLMVYATYSKGYRLGGPNYVAPCPDPVPPDQQNACALPDELQYGPDTTKNIEIGLRGELFDRKLHFHFDVFRINWNGLQLGTETTYGAVGITGNGGSARSQGFEASFTARPTRELSIQGTYSYVDAKLTSDAPGIISIRTIPGDYSSPVVALDALAGDRLPGSAKNAGSLGVTYTRPLGDAELIANWTAVYRGNVVSRLGWERTYGELIPSYVTHRASLTYSTEKYDLSLWANNIFDKYAVVSIGADRSRIGVNDGFAVRYYSRAVINPRTFGIEGRFKF